A genomic window from Buteo buteo chromosome 13, bButBut1.hap1.1, whole genome shotgun sequence includes:
- the MAN2C1 gene encoding alpha-mannosidase 2C1 isoform X3 produces the protein MAALKHRRTALERVEKFLSEIYFTDCNLRGRLFGDCCPLASLSFFQTPRRIPYDEAVGQEFRPAKVGDSFGPTWETCWFKVELSIPQAWAGQEVHFVWESDGEGMVWRDGQPVQGLAKEGEKTSYILTSSLKESEPHSLTLYVELACNGLFGAGKGSMIAPPDPNRRFTLSKAELVIFNRDVYELLVDLEILLDMAQLLGEENQRSFQALYTANQMVNMCDVTDPSTFPAARDLAAAIFSQRNGESQHTIHAVGHCHIDSAWLWPYEETIRKCARSWVTVVRLMERNPELTFACSQAQQFEWVRTWYPGLYAQIQEFVAKEQFIPVGGTWVEMDGNLPSGESMVRQFLQGQLFFQEQFGRICSEFWLPDTFGYSAQLPQLMRGCGIRRFLTQKLSWNLVNTFPILKTVKNNKDKGCVNHSALLFGFGDGGGGPTQKMLDRMKRMSDTDGLPRVQISTPDRLFSVLEKESSQLCTWVGELFLELHNGTYTTQAQIKKGNRECERILHDVEVLSTLAVARGSAFQYPASQLQRLWRLLLLNQFHDVLPGSCIQLVVEDALQYYTEIRRVGARLQEEAVQSLCRELLQPKAGSTESTLVLNTLPWERTEVISRTGPAGTETLALVTVPSMGYAIVREPLLPPQPVAVRKQEDGSIAMENGVIAVCLDMMGRLTSLRVGDSERESVPDGCYANQFALFDDVPLYWDAWDVMDYHLETRKPVTMLLKPLEITLAGGLRGSASFSLQIGKSSTLTQEIILDATCPYLRFLTQVEWKEAHKFLKVEFPVQVRSTNATYEIQFGHLQRPTHWNTSWDWARFEVWAHKWLDLSEHGFGVALLNDCKYGASAHGNILSLSLLRAPKSPDATADIAHHQFTYAVMPHLGSFQDAGVIQCAYNMNFPLHAVPASSAQCPAWSAFSVSSPAVVLETVKQAEDRPEAVVVRLYEAHGSTVVAWLQTSLPVKEAMLCDLLERPATQGSLPLEQRGMRLSFTPFRVLSVLLVLRR, from the exons ATGGCCGCCCTGAAGCATCGGCGTACGGCGCTGGAGCGAGTCGAGAAGTTCCTCTCCGAGATTTACTTCACTGACTGCAACCTGCGGGGCAG GCTTTTTGGGGATTGCTGTCCGCTGGCATCGCTCTCCTTCTTCCAGACCCCGCGGCGCATCCCATACGATGAGGCTGTCGGGCAGGAATTCAGACCGGCTAAAGTGGGAGACTCCTTTGGGCCCAC GTGGGAAACGTGCTGGTTTAAGGTGGAGCTGAGCATCCCCCAGGCATGGGCAGGGCAGGAAGTGCACTTCGTCTGGGAGAGCGATGGGGAGGGCATGGTGTGGCGAGACGGCCAGCCTGTCCAG GGTTTGGCTAAGGAAGGTGAGAAGACCAGCTACATCCTGACAAGCAGTCTGAAAGAGTCAGAGCCCCACAG TCTGACGCTGTATGTGGAGCTGGCCTGCAACGGTCTCTTTGGGGCCGGCAAGGGCAGTATGATTGCCCCTCCGGACCCTAACAGGAGGTTCACCCTGAGCAAGGCTGAGCTGGTCATCTTCAACAGGGATGTCTATGAACTGCTGGTGGATCTGGAAATACTGCTGGACATGGCCCAG CTCCTCGGGGAGGAAAACCAGAGGAGTTTCCAGGCACTGTACACTGCCAACCAGATGGTCAACATGTGTGACGTTACGGATCCCTCCACCTTTCCCGCTGCCCGTGACCTGGCTGCGGCGATCTTCAGCCAGAGGAATGGCGAGAGCCAGCACACCATCCATGCCGTGGGTCACTGCCACATTGACTCTG CCTGGCTGTGGCCATATGAGGAGACTATCCGTAAGTGTGCTCGGAGCTGGGTCACGGTGGTCCGTCTGATGGAGCGCAATCCGGAGCTCACCTTTGCCTGCTCCCAG GCGCAGCAGTTTGAGTGGGTGCGGACCTGGTACCCTGGGCTCTACGCGCAGATTCAGGAATTCGTGGCAAAGGAGCAGTTCATTCCCGTCGGAGGTACCTGGGTGGAAATG GATGGGAACCTGCCCAGCGGGGAGTCCATGGTACGGCAGTTCCTCCAGGGACAGCTGTTCTTCCAGGAGCAGTTTGGCCGGATCTGCTCAGAG TTCTGGCTGCCAGACACATTTGGATACTCAgcccagctgccccagctgatGCGTGGCTGTGGGATCAGGCGGTTCCTCACACAGAAGCTCAGCTGGAACCTGGTGAACACCTTCCCG ATCCTTAAAACAGTGAAGAACAACAAGGACAAAGGATGTGTGAACCACAGCGCACTCCTCTTCGGCTTTGGAGATGGAGGAGGGGGCCCCACACAGAAGATGCTGGACAGGATGAAGAGAATGAGTGACACAGATGGGCTGCCAAG GGTTCAGATCTCCACTCCCGACCGACTCTTTTCTGTCCTGGAGAAGGAGTCATCACAGCTGTGCACCTGGGTGGGAGAGCTCTTCCTTGAGCTGCACAACGGCACGTACACCACCCAGGCCCAG ATAAAGAAGGGGAATCGGGAGTGTGAGCGAATACTCCATGACGTTGAAGTACTCAGCACCTTGGCTGTGGCACGGGGCAGTGCGTTCCAGTATCctgccagccagctgcagcGGCTCTGGAG GTTGTTGCTGCTCAACCAATTCCATGATGTTTTGCCAGGCAGCTGTATCCAGCTCGTGGTTGAGGATGCCCTGCAGTACTACACAG AGATCCGCAGGGTTGGTGCTCGGCTGCAGGAGGAAGCTGTGCAGTCCTTATGCAGGGAACTGCTGCAGCCCAAGGCAGGGAGCACCGAGAGTACCCTCGTGTTGAACACTTTGCCCTGGGAACGGACCGAGGTGATCTCCAGGACTGGGCCAGCTGGAACAGAGACTTTAG ctctgGTGACAGTCCCCAGCATGGGCTATGCTATAGTGAGGGAGCCGTTGCTGCCCCCTCAGCCTGTGGCAGTGAGGAAACAG GAGGACGGCTCCATTGCCATGGAGAATGGGGTGATTGCAGTCTGCCTGGACATGATGGGGCGCCTGACCTCGCTTCGGGTGGGGGACTCCGAGAG AGAGTCAGTCCCAGATGGCTGCTATGCCAACCAGTTTGCACTCTTTGATGatgttcccctgtactgggaTGCCTGGGACGTGATGGATTATCATTTGGAAACCAG GAAGCCAGTGACAATGCTGCTGAAGCCTCTGGAAATCACCCTGGCTGGGGGCCTGCGGGGAAGCGCAAGCTTCTCTCTGCAGATTGGGAAAAGCAGCACCTTAACCCAGGAGATCATCCTGGATGCCACGTGCCCATACCTCCGCTTCCTGACCCAG GTTGAGTGGAAGGAGGCTCACAAGTTCCTGAAGGTGGAGTTCCCTGTGCAGGTCCGGAGCACAAATGCCACCTATGAGATCCAGTTTGGACACCTGCAGCGGCCAACACACTGGAACACATCCTGGGACTGGGCTCGATTCGAG GTGTGGGCTCACAAGTGGCTGGATCTCTCTGAGCACGGCTTTGGGGTGGCACTGCTGAATGACTGCAAATATGGGGCATCAGCCCATGGGAACATCCTCAGCCTCTCGCT GCTGAGAGCACCCAAGTCCCCCGATGCCACAGCAGACATCGCGCACCACCAGTTCACCTACGCCGTGATGCCTCACCTGG GTTCCTTCCAGGACGCCGGTGTGATCCAGTGTGCCTACAACATGAATTTCCCCCTCCACGCAGTCCCGGCCAGCTCTGCCCAGTGCCCGGCCTGGAGCGCCTTTTCTGTCAGCTCACCTGCAGTCGTGCTGGAGACTGTCAAGCAG GCTGAGGACAGACCTGAAGCCGTGGTGGTTCGGCTGTACGAGGCACATGGCAGCACGGTTGTCGCCTGGCTCCAGACCTCCCTCCCCGTTAAGGAGGCGATGCT CTGCGACCTCCTGGAGCGGCCGGCTACACAGGGCAGCCTGCCACTAGAGCAGCGAGGCATGAGGCTTTCCTTCACACCCTTCCGTGTGCTCTCCGTCCTCTTGGTCTTGAGGCGGTGA
- the MAN2C1 gene encoding alpha-mannosidase 2C1 isoform X1, which produces MAALKHRRTALERVEKFLSEIYFTDCNLRGRLFGDCCPLASLSFFQTPRRIPYDEAVGQEFRPAKVGDSFGPTWETCWFKVELSIPQAWAGQEVHFVWESDGEGMVWRDGQPVQGLAKEGEKTSYILTSSLKESEPHSLTLYVELACNGLFGAGKGSMIAPPDPNRRFTLSKAELVIFNRDVYELLVDLEILLDMAQLLGEENQRSFQALYTANQMVNMCDVTDPSTFPAARDLAAAIFSQRNGESQHTIHAVGHCHIDSAWLWPYEETIRKCARSWVTVVRLMERNPELTFACSQAQQFEWVRTWYPGLYAQIQEFVAKEQFIPVGGTWVEMDGNLPSGESMVRQFLQGQLFFQEQFGRICSEFWLPDTFGYSAQLPQLMRGCGIRRFLTQKLSWNLVNTFPHHTFFWEGIDGSRVLTHFPPGDSYGMHGRVEEILKTVKNNKDKGCVNHSALLFGFGDGGGGPTQKMLDRMKRMSDTDGLPRVQISTPDRLFSVLEKESSQLCTWVGELFLELHNGTYTTQAQIKKGNRECERILHDVEVLSTLAVARGSAFQYPASQLQRLWRLLLLNQFHDVLPGSCIQLVVEDALQYYTEIRRVGARLQEEAVQSLCRELLQPKAGSTESTLVLNTLPWERTEVISRTGPAGTETLALVTVPSMGYAIVREPLLPPQPVAVRKQEDGSIAMENGVIAVCLDMMGRLTSLRVGDSERESVPDGCYANQFALFDDVPLYWDAWDVMDYHLETRKPVTMLLKPLEITLAGGLRGSASFSLQIGKSSTLTQEIILDATCPYLRFLTQVEWKEAHKFLKVEFPVQVRSTNATYEIQFGHLQRPTHWNTSWDWARFEVWAHKWLDLSEHGFGVALLNDCKYGASAHGNILSLSLLRAPKSPDATADIAHHQFTYAVMPHLGSFQDAGVIQCAYNMNFPLHAVPASSAQCPAWSAFSVSSPAVVLETVKQAEDRPEAVVVRLYEAHGSTVVAWLQTSLPVKEAMLCDLLERPATQGSLPLEQRGMRLSFTPFRVLSVLLVLRR; this is translated from the exons ATGGCCGCCCTGAAGCATCGGCGTACGGCGCTGGAGCGAGTCGAGAAGTTCCTCTCCGAGATTTACTTCACTGACTGCAACCTGCGGGGCAG GCTTTTTGGGGATTGCTGTCCGCTGGCATCGCTCTCCTTCTTCCAGACCCCGCGGCGCATCCCATACGATGAGGCTGTCGGGCAGGAATTCAGACCGGCTAAAGTGGGAGACTCCTTTGGGCCCAC GTGGGAAACGTGCTGGTTTAAGGTGGAGCTGAGCATCCCCCAGGCATGGGCAGGGCAGGAAGTGCACTTCGTCTGGGAGAGCGATGGGGAGGGCATGGTGTGGCGAGACGGCCAGCCTGTCCAG GGTTTGGCTAAGGAAGGTGAGAAGACCAGCTACATCCTGACAAGCAGTCTGAAAGAGTCAGAGCCCCACAG TCTGACGCTGTATGTGGAGCTGGCCTGCAACGGTCTCTTTGGGGCCGGCAAGGGCAGTATGATTGCCCCTCCGGACCCTAACAGGAGGTTCACCCTGAGCAAGGCTGAGCTGGTCATCTTCAACAGGGATGTCTATGAACTGCTGGTGGATCTGGAAATACTGCTGGACATGGCCCAG CTCCTCGGGGAGGAAAACCAGAGGAGTTTCCAGGCACTGTACACTGCCAACCAGATGGTCAACATGTGTGACGTTACGGATCCCTCCACCTTTCCCGCTGCCCGTGACCTGGCTGCGGCGATCTTCAGCCAGAGGAATGGCGAGAGCCAGCACACCATCCATGCCGTGGGTCACTGCCACATTGACTCTG CCTGGCTGTGGCCATATGAGGAGACTATCCGTAAGTGTGCTCGGAGCTGGGTCACGGTGGTCCGTCTGATGGAGCGCAATCCGGAGCTCACCTTTGCCTGCTCCCAG GCGCAGCAGTTTGAGTGGGTGCGGACCTGGTACCCTGGGCTCTACGCGCAGATTCAGGAATTCGTGGCAAAGGAGCAGTTCATTCCCGTCGGAGGTACCTGGGTGGAAATG GATGGGAACCTGCCCAGCGGGGAGTCCATGGTACGGCAGTTCCTCCAGGGACAGCTGTTCTTCCAGGAGCAGTTTGGCCGGATCTGCTCAGAG TTCTGGCTGCCAGACACATTTGGATACTCAgcccagctgccccagctgatGCGTGGCTGTGGGATCAGGCGGTTCCTCACACAGAAGCTCAGCTGGAACCTGGTGAACACCTTCCCG CATCACACCTTTTTCTGGGAAGGTATTGATGGTTCCCGAGTCCTGACCCATTTCCCCCCTGGTGACTCCTATGGGATGCACGGGCGAGTGGAGGAG ATCCTTAAAACAGTGAAGAACAACAAGGACAAAGGATGTGTGAACCACAGCGCACTCCTCTTCGGCTTTGGAGATGGAGGAGGGGGCCCCACACAGAAGATGCTGGACAGGATGAAGAGAATGAGTGACACAGATGGGCTGCCAAG GGTTCAGATCTCCACTCCCGACCGACTCTTTTCTGTCCTGGAGAAGGAGTCATCACAGCTGTGCACCTGGGTGGGAGAGCTCTTCCTTGAGCTGCACAACGGCACGTACACCACCCAGGCCCAG ATAAAGAAGGGGAATCGGGAGTGTGAGCGAATACTCCATGACGTTGAAGTACTCAGCACCTTGGCTGTGGCACGGGGCAGTGCGTTCCAGTATCctgccagccagctgcagcGGCTCTGGAG GTTGTTGCTGCTCAACCAATTCCATGATGTTTTGCCAGGCAGCTGTATCCAGCTCGTGGTTGAGGATGCCCTGCAGTACTACACAG AGATCCGCAGGGTTGGTGCTCGGCTGCAGGAGGAAGCTGTGCAGTCCTTATGCAGGGAACTGCTGCAGCCCAAGGCAGGGAGCACCGAGAGTACCCTCGTGTTGAACACTTTGCCCTGGGAACGGACCGAGGTGATCTCCAGGACTGGGCCAGCTGGAACAGAGACTTTAG ctctgGTGACAGTCCCCAGCATGGGCTATGCTATAGTGAGGGAGCCGTTGCTGCCCCCTCAGCCTGTGGCAGTGAGGAAACAG GAGGACGGCTCCATTGCCATGGAGAATGGGGTGATTGCAGTCTGCCTGGACATGATGGGGCGCCTGACCTCGCTTCGGGTGGGGGACTCCGAGAG AGAGTCAGTCCCAGATGGCTGCTATGCCAACCAGTTTGCACTCTTTGATGatgttcccctgtactgggaTGCCTGGGACGTGATGGATTATCATTTGGAAACCAG GAAGCCAGTGACAATGCTGCTGAAGCCTCTGGAAATCACCCTGGCTGGGGGCCTGCGGGGAAGCGCAAGCTTCTCTCTGCAGATTGGGAAAAGCAGCACCTTAACCCAGGAGATCATCCTGGATGCCACGTGCCCATACCTCCGCTTCCTGACCCAG GTTGAGTGGAAGGAGGCTCACAAGTTCCTGAAGGTGGAGTTCCCTGTGCAGGTCCGGAGCACAAATGCCACCTATGAGATCCAGTTTGGACACCTGCAGCGGCCAACACACTGGAACACATCCTGGGACTGGGCTCGATTCGAG GTGTGGGCTCACAAGTGGCTGGATCTCTCTGAGCACGGCTTTGGGGTGGCACTGCTGAATGACTGCAAATATGGGGCATCAGCCCATGGGAACATCCTCAGCCTCTCGCT GCTGAGAGCACCCAAGTCCCCCGATGCCACAGCAGACATCGCGCACCACCAGTTCACCTACGCCGTGATGCCTCACCTGG GTTCCTTCCAGGACGCCGGTGTGATCCAGTGTGCCTACAACATGAATTTCCCCCTCCACGCAGTCCCGGCCAGCTCTGCCCAGTGCCCGGCCTGGAGCGCCTTTTCTGTCAGCTCACCTGCAGTCGTGCTGGAGACTGTCAAGCAG GCTGAGGACAGACCTGAAGCCGTGGTGGTTCGGCTGTACGAGGCACATGGCAGCACGGTTGTCGCCTGGCTCCAGACCTCCCTCCCCGTTAAGGAGGCGATGCT CTGCGACCTCCTGGAGCGGCCGGCTACACAGGGCAGCCTGCCACTAGAGCAGCGAGGCATGAGGCTTTCCTTCACACCCTTCCGTGTGCTCTCCGTCCTCTTGGTCTTGAGGCGGTGA
- the MAN2C1 gene encoding alpha-mannosidase 2C1 isoform X2: MAALKHRRTALERVEKFLSEIYFTDCNLRGRLFGDCCPLASLSFFQTPRRIPYDEAVGQEFRPAKVGDSFGPTWETCWFKVELSIPQAWAGQEVHFVWESDGEGMVWRDGQPVQGLAKEGEKTSYILTSSLKESEPHSLTLYVELACNGLFGAGKGSMIAPPDPNRRFTLSKAELVIFNRDVYELLVDLEILLDMAQLLGEENQRSFQALYTANQMVNMCDVTDPSTFPAARDLAAAIFSQRNGESQHTIHAVGHCHIDSAWLWPYEETIRKCARSWVTVVRLMERNPELTFACSQQFEWVRTWYPGLYAQIQEFVAKEQFIPVGGTWVEMDGNLPSGESMVRQFLQGQLFFQEQFGRICSEFWLPDTFGYSAQLPQLMRGCGIRRFLTQKLSWNLVNTFPHHTFFWEGIDGSRVLTHFPPGDSYGMHGRVEEILKTVKNNKDKGCVNHSALLFGFGDGGGGPTQKMLDRMKRMSDTDGLPRVQISTPDRLFSVLEKESSQLCTWVGELFLELHNGTYTTQAQIKKGNRECERILHDVEVLSTLAVARGSAFQYPASQLQRLWRLLLLNQFHDVLPGSCIQLVVEDALQYYTEIRRVGARLQEEAVQSLCRELLQPKAGSTESTLVLNTLPWERTEVISRTGPAGTETLALVTVPSMGYAIVREPLLPPQPVAVRKQEDGSIAMENGVIAVCLDMMGRLTSLRVGDSERESVPDGCYANQFALFDDVPLYWDAWDVMDYHLETRKPVTMLLKPLEITLAGGLRGSASFSLQIGKSSTLTQEIILDATCPYLRFLTQVEWKEAHKFLKVEFPVQVRSTNATYEIQFGHLQRPTHWNTSWDWARFEVWAHKWLDLSEHGFGVALLNDCKYGASAHGNILSLSLLRAPKSPDATADIAHHQFTYAVMPHLGSFQDAGVIQCAYNMNFPLHAVPASSAQCPAWSAFSVSSPAVVLETVKQAEDRPEAVVVRLYEAHGSTVVAWLQTSLPVKEAMLCDLLERPATQGSLPLEQRGMRLSFTPFRVLSVLLVLRR, translated from the exons ATGGCCGCCCTGAAGCATCGGCGTACGGCGCTGGAGCGAGTCGAGAAGTTCCTCTCCGAGATTTACTTCACTGACTGCAACCTGCGGGGCAG GCTTTTTGGGGATTGCTGTCCGCTGGCATCGCTCTCCTTCTTCCAGACCCCGCGGCGCATCCCATACGATGAGGCTGTCGGGCAGGAATTCAGACCGGCTAAAGTGGGAGACTCCTTTGGGCCCAC GTGGGAAACGTGCTGGTTTAAGGTGGAGCTGAGCATCCCCCAGGCATGGGCAGGGCAGGAAGTGCACTTCGTCTGGGAGAGCGATGGGGAGGGCATGGTGTGGCGAGACGGCCAGCCTGTCCAG GGTTTGGCTAAGGAAGGTGAGAAGACCAGCTACATCCTGACAAGCAGTCTGAAAGAGTCAGAGCCCCACAG TCTGACGCTGTATGTGGAGCTGGCCTGCAACGGTCTCTTTGGGGCCGGCAAGGGCAGTATGATTGCCCCTCCGGACCCTAACAGGAGGTTCACCCTGAGCAAGGCTGAGCTGGTCATCTTCAACAGGGATGTCTATGAACTGCTGGTGGATCTGGAAATACTGCTGGACATGGCCCAG CTCCTCGGGGAGGAAAACCAGAGGAGTTTCCAGGCACTGTACACTGCCAACCAGATGGTCAACATGTGTGACGTTACGGATCCCTCCACCTTTCCCGCTGCCCGTGACCTGGCTGCGGCGATCTTCAGCCAGAGGAATGGCGAGAGCCAGCACACCATCCATGCCGTGGGTCACTGCCACATTGACTCTG CCTGGCTGTGGCCATATGAGGAGACTATCCGTAAGTGTGCTCGGAGCTGGGTCACGGTGGTCCGTCTGATGGAGCGCAATCCGGAGCTCACCTTTGCCTGCTCCCAG CAGTTTGAGTGGGTGCGGACCTGGTACCCTGGGCTCTACGCGCAGATTCAGGAATTCGTGGCAAAGGAGCAGTTCATTCCCGTCGGAGGTACCTGGGTGGAAATG GATGGGAACCTGCCCAGCGGGGAGTCCATGGTACGGCAGTTCCTCCAGGGACAGCTGTTCTTCCAGGAGCAGTTTGGCCGGATCTGCTCAGAG TTCTGGCTGCCAGACACATTTGGATACTCAgcccagctgccccagctgatGCGTGGCTGTGGGATCAGGCGGTTCCTCACACAGAAGCTCAGCTGGAACCTGGTGAACACCTTCCCG CATCACACCTTTTTCTGGGAAGGTATTGATGGTTCCCGAGTCCTGACCCATTTCCCCCCTGGTGACTCCTATGGGATGCACGGGCGAGTGGAGGAG ATCCTTAAAACAGTGAAGAACAACAAGGACAAAGGATGTGTGAACCACAGCGCACTCCTCTTCGGCTTTGGAGATGGAGGAGGGGGCCCCACACAGAAGATGCTGGACAGGATGAAGAGAATGAGTGACACAGATGGGCTGCCAAG GGTTCAGATCTCCACTCCCGACCGACTCTTTTCTGTCCTGGAGAAGGAGTCATCACAGCTGTGCACCTGGGTGGGAGAGCTCTTCCTTGAGCTGCACAACGGCACGTACACCACCCAGGCCCAG ATAAAGAAGGGGAATCGGGAGTGTGAGCGAATACTCCATGACGTTGAAGTACTCAGCACCTTGGCTGTGGCACGGGGCAGTGCGTTCCAGTATCctgccagccagctgcagcGGCTCTGGAG GTTGTTGCTGCTCAACCAATTCCATGATGTTTTGCCAGGCAGCTGTATCCAGCTCGTGGTTGAGGATGCCCTGCAGTACTACACAG AGATCCGCAGGGTTGGTGCTCGGCTGCAGGAGGAAGCTGTGCAGTCCTTATGCAGGGAACTGCTGCAGCCCAAGGCAGGGAGCACCGAGAGTACCCTCGTGTTGAACACTTTGCCCTGGGAACGGACCGAGGTGATCTCCAGGACTGGGCCAGCTGGAACAGAGACTTTAG ctctgGTGACAGTCCCCAGCATGGGCTATGCTATAGTGAGGGAGCCGTTGCTGCCCCCTCAGCCTGTGGCAGTGAGGAAACAG GAGGACGGCTCCATTGCCATGGAGAATGGGGTGATTGCAGTCTGCCTGGACATGATGGGGCGCCTGACCTCGCTTCGGGTGGGGGACTCCGAGAG AGAGTCAGTCCCAGATGGCTGCTATGCCAACCAGTTTGCACTCTTTGATGatgttcccctgtactgggaTGCCTGGGACGTGATGGATTATCATTTGGAAACCAG GAAGCCAGTGACAATGCTGCTGAAGCCTCTGGAAATCACCCTGGCTGGGGGCCTGCGGGGAAGCGCAAGCTTCTCTCTGCAGATTGGGAAAAGCAGCACCTTAACCCAGGAGATCATCCTGGATGCCACGTGCCCATACCTCCGCTTCCTGACCCAG GTTGAGTGGAAGGAGGCTCACAAGTTCCTGAAGGTGGAGTTCCCTGTGCAGGTCCGGAGCACAAATGCCACCTATGAGATCCAGTTTGGACACCTGCAGCGGCCAACACACTGGAACACATCCTGGGACTGGGCTCGATTCGAG GTGTGGGCTCACAAGTGGCTGGATCTCTCTGAGCACGGCTTTGGGGTGGCACTGCTGAATGACTGCAAATATGGGGCATCAGCCCATGGGAACATCCTCAGCCTCTCGCT GCTGAGAGCACCCAAGTCCCCCGATGCCACAGCAGACATCGCGCACCACCAGTTCACCTACGCCGTGATGCCTCACCTGG GTTCCTTCCAGGACGCCGGTGTGATCCAGTGTGCCTACAACATGAATTTCCCCCTCCACGCAGTCCCGGCCAGCTCTGCCCAGTGCCCGGCCTGGAGCGCCTTTTCTGTCAGCTCACCTGCAGTCGTGCTGGAGACTGTCAAGCAG GCTGAGGACAGACCTGAAGCCGTGGTGGTTCGGCTGTACGAGGCACATGGCAGCACGGTTGTCGCCTGGCTCCAGACCTCCCTCCCCGTTAAGGAGGCGATGCT CTGCGACCTCCTGGAGCGGCCGGCTACACAGGGCAGCCTGCCACTAGAGCAGCGAGGCATGAGGCTTTCCTTCACACCCTTCCGTGTGCTCTCCGTCCTCTTGGTCTTGAGGCGGTGA